A stretch of the Bradyrhizobium arachidis genome encodes the following:
- a CDS encoding bifunctional diguanylate cyclase/phosphodiesterase, producing the protein MNAAKKTSGKPAPDMFDDIPVLQRKWRAALRPGERLPRYEDVMLGSLGRLADHIALLRHDGALELSRSGRYVQQWLGDERWDVPVAQLAPDCATVLSGAAASALETGKPHLARAHCVRDGMVRTYDVLALPTASRWGVTLIGAYINERGAQYNLLDAIFSSTDDAVISLAALRDARTEPFDFQVVHHNKSAELFLEVPAGGLLWHRLSEDGGLLASAEIVELLRTAVASGRSAPLEIEIGGRHLRLSATAFADVVSLTMSNVTALKRRDASFRLLFDNNPMPMWVFDTETKQFLSVNDAAIHHYGYSRAAFLRMTLPQIWPQDEWDSHAQALERLGDTYRSSRNWRHLRADGSEIEVLTFGRRVTFDQRDGYLVAVVDITERRKAEARIAYMAHHDGLTELPNREHFQERLKQALDQAGGKRVGVLCIDLDLFKNINDSFGHPVGDRLLKEVAERLRTAIRGANLAARLGGDEFAVVLAADVSPNEASACAGLLIDMLSAPYDIDGQEMVIGASIGIALSPGDGATSEELMRNADMALYRAKSDGGGVHHFFEKEMDRQAQKRRDMELDLRRAFANGEFELHYQPLVAIAAGRIAGFESLLRWRHPEKGMISPAEFIPVAEDIGLITQLGEWVLREACSEAVKWPSDVKVAVNLSPAQFRSRNLVQVVISALAQSGLSPKRLELEITESIFLAETDVNLATLHQLRELGVGISMDDFGTGYSSLSYLRSFPFDKIKIDRSFVKDLAQRPDCVAIVRAISGLGRSLNITTTAEGVETEDQLDWLRAEGCNEVQGFLFSAARPASEIGTLLAEFGQRASRAA; encoded by the coding sequence ATGAATGCCGCGAAGAAAACGTCGGGGAAACCGGCGCCCGACATGTTCGACGACATTCCGGTGCTTCAGCGCAAATGGCGCGCGGCCTTGCGACCCGGCGAGCGCCTTCCGCGCTATGAAGACGTCATGCTCGGCAGTCTCGGCCGGCTCGCCGATCATATCGCGCTGCTGCGCCATGACGGCGCGCTCGAATTGTCGCGCAGCGGACGCTATGTGCAGCAATGGCTCGGCGACGAACGCTGGGACGTTCCCGTCGCGCAGCTTGCGCCGGATTGCGCCACTGTGCTGAGCGGAGCTGCGGCGAGCGCGCTCGAAACCGGCAAGCCGCATCTCGCGCGCGCGCATTGCGTGCGCGACGGCATGGTCAGGACCTACGACGTGCTGGCGCTGCCAACCGCCTCGCGGTGGGGCGTAACCCTGATCGGCGCCTACATCAACGAACGCGGCGCGCAGTACAATCTCCTCGACGCGATCTTCTCCTCCACCGACGATGCCGTGATCTCGCTTGCCGCATTGCGCGATGCGCGCACCGAGCCGTTCGACTTCCAGGTCGTGCATCACAACAAGAGCGCGGAGCTGTTCCTGGAGGTGCCGGCCGGCGGTCTGCTCTGGCACCGCCTGAGCGAGGACGGCGGCCTGCTGGCCTCGGCCGAGATCGTCGAGCTCCTGCGCACGGCTGTCGCAAGCGGCCGTAGCGCACCGCTCGAGATCGAGATCGGCGGCCGCCATTTGCGCCTGAGCGCCACCGCCTTCGCCGATGTGGTCTCCCTGACGATGTCCAACGTCACCGCGCTCAAACGGCGTGACGCTTCGTTCCGGCTGCTGTTCGACAATAACCCGATGCCGATGTGGGTGTTCGACACCGAGACCAAGCAGTTCCTGAGCGTCAACGACGCCGCGATCCACCATTACGGCTATAGTCGCGCGGCCTTCCTGCGCATGACATTGCCCCAGATATGGCCGCAGGACGAATGGGACAGCCACGCCCAGGCGCTGGAGCGGCTCGGCGATACCTACCGCTCCTCGCGCAACTGGCGGCATCTGCGGGCCGACGGCAGCGAGATCGAGGTCTTGACCTTCGGCCGCCGCGTCACCTTCGACCAGCGCGACGGCTATCTGGTCGCGGTGGTCGACATCACCGAACGGCGCAAGGCCGAGGCGCGGATCGCCTACATGGCCCACCATGACGGTCTCACGGAGCTGCCGAACCGCGAGCATTTCCAGGAACGCCTGAAACAGGCGCTCGATCAGGCCGGAGGAAAGCGGGTCGGCGTGCTCTGTATCGATCTCGACCTGTTCAAGAACATCAATGATTCCTTCGGCCATCCCGTCGGCGACCGCTTGCTGAAGGAGGTCGCCGAGCGCCTGCGCACCGCGATCCGCGGCGCCAACCTCGCCGCGCGCCTCGGCGGTGACGAGTTCGCGGTGGTCCTTGCCGCCGACGTCTCGCCGAACGAGGCCAGCGCCTGTGCGGGCTTGCTGATCGACATGCTGAGCGCGCCCTACGACATCGACGGTCAGGAAATGGTGATCGGCGCCAGCATCGGCATCGCGCTGTCGCCCGGCGATGGCGCGACGTCGGAAGAGCTGATGCGCAATGCCGACATGGCGCTGTACCGGGCGAAATCGGACGGCGGCGGCGTGCACCACTTTTTCGAGAAGGAGATGGATCGCCAGGCGCAGAAGCGGCGCGACATGGAGCTCGATCTGCGCCGCGCCTTCGCCAATGGCGAGTTCGAACTGCACTACCAGCCGCTTGTCGCGATCGCCGCCGGCCGTATCGCAGGCTTCGAATCTTTGTTGCGCTGGCGCCACCCGGAGAAGGGGATGATCTCGCCCGCGGAGTTCATCCCGGTCGCTGAGGATATCGGGCTGATCACCCAGCTCGGTGAATGGGTGTTGCGGGAAGCCTGCAGCGAAGCGGTGAAATGGCCGTCCGACGTCAAGGTCGCGGTCAATCTCTCGCCGGCGCAGTTCCGCAGCCGCAATCTGGTGCAGGTCGTGATCTCCGCGCTTGCGCAGTCCGGTCTGTCGCCGAAGCGGCTTGAGCTCGAGATCACCGAGTCGATCTTTCTCGCCGAGACCGACGTCAATCTCGCGACGCTGCATCAGTTGCGCGAGCTCGGCGTCGGCATCTCCATGGACGATTTCGGTACCGGCTATTCCAGCCTCAGCTATCTCCGCAGCTTTCCTTTCGACAAGATCAAGATCGACCGCTCCTTCGTCAAGGACCTCGCGCAACGGCCGGATTGCGTCGCGATCGTGCGCGCGATCTCCGGTCTCGGCCGCAGCCTCAACATCACGACCACGGCGGAGGGCGTCGAGACCGAGGACCAACTCGACTGGCTGCGCGCCGAAGGCTGCAACGAGGTACAGGGGTTTCTGTTCAGCGCCGCGCGTCCCGCGAGCGAGATCGGCACGCTGCTCGCCGAATTCGGCCAGCGCGCATCACGGGCGGCGTAA
- a CDS encoding serine hydrolase, protein MDRARSQSPFAASLWALLCICSIGQSRAADIPAPSPDGLERITAFFDNEVRTGKLPGAVVLIQQHGRPVYLKSFGVQDVRTGTPMSPDTFFALHSMTKPVTSVAAMMLIDEGKLALTDPVSKYIPSFAFTKVGIERTRPDGGLALDLVAPVRPVTIRDLMRHTSGISYDYIGGKWVEQAYKDANIFEGQFDNKEFAERIARLPLARQPGTLWRYGHSTDVLGRVIEVISGQTLYGFMKERIFDPLGMTSTKFVLKTEDELARMARPLPSDMILLDAERDRLGHPEWESGGGGLLSTMNDYSRFAQMLLNGGEFDGKRYLSPAAFKDMTTDQIGPGSGVGRDYFYFPGDGFGYGYGIGVRTDPGNAKPPPPGSLGELKWDSGSGTLFGVDRKLDMIFIMLEQTQNERSRITPAFKALVYDTFPPELRRP, encoded by the coding sequence ATGGATCGCGCGCGATCACAATCGCCGTTCGCCGCTTCCTTGTGGGCCCTGCTCTGCATCTGCAGCATCGGACAGAGCCGCGCGGCCGACATTCCCGCGCCGTCGCCGGACGGGCTCGAGCGCATCACCGCCTTCTTTGACAATGAGGTGAGGACCGGCAAGCTGCCCGGCGCCGTGGTCCTCATTCAGCAACACGGCCGCCCGGTCTATCTCAAAAGTTTTGGCGTGCAGGACGTCAGGACGGGCACCCCCATGAGCCCGGACACTTTCTTCGCCCTCCATTCCATGACAAAACCCGTCACCAGCGTCGCGGCGATGATGCTGATCGACGAGGGCAAGCTCGCGCTAACCGATCCCGTGTCGAAATACATCCCCTCCTTCGCCTTCACGAAGGTGGGTATTGAGAGGACGAGACCGGATGGCGGGCTTGCGCTCGATCTGGTGGCGCCGGTGCGCCCGGTGACGATCCGCGACCTGATGCGGCACACCTCCGGCATCAGCTACGACTATATCGGTGGCAAGTGGGTCGAGCAGGCCTACAAGGATGCCAACATTTTCGAGGGCCAGTTCGACAACAAGGAATTTGCCGAGCGCATCGCGCGACTGCCGCTGGCGCGCCAGCCGGGCACGCTGTGGCGCTACGGCCATTCCACCGACGTGCTCGGCCGCGTCATCGAGGTGATTTCCGGGCAGACGCTCTACGGCTTCATGAAGGAGCGCATCTTCGATCCGCTCGGCATGACCAGCACCAAATTCGTGCTGAAGACCGAAGACGAGTTGGCGCGGATGGCGCGACCGCTGCCCAGCGACATGATCCTGCTCGACGCCGAGCGTGATCGGCTCGGCCATCCCGAATGGGAATCCGGCGGCGGCGGTCTGCTCTCCACCATGAACGACTACAGCCGCTTTGCGCAGATGTTGCTCAATGGTGGCGAGTTCGACGGCAAGCGCTATCTGAGCCCCGCCGCCTTCAAGGACATGACGACGGACCAGATCGGACCGGGCTCGGGCGTCGGCCGCGACTATTTCTATTTTCCCGGCGACGGATTTGGTTACGGTTACGGCATCGGGGTGCGGACCGATCCCGGCAATGCAAAGCCGCCGCCGCCCGGCTCGCTCGGCGAACTGAAATGGGACTCCGGCAGCGGCACCTTGTTCGGCGTCGATCGCAAGCTCGACATGATCTTCATCATGCTGGAGCAGACGCAGAACGAGCGCAGCCGCATCACCCCCGCCTTCAAGGCGCTGGTCTACGATACCTTTCCGCCCGAGTTACGCCGCCCGTGA
- a CDS encoding nitroreductase — translation MPDAIELLKTRRSVKPREMTGPGPSPAELETILTIGARVPDHGKLAPWRFIVFEGEARMRAGEVIARVFARKNPGAPAADVEVEKRRLTDAPLVIGIVSFTKPHPKVPAFEQELSAGASAMNIVTAATALGYGACWLTGWFAFDRDVLDGLGLKADEKLAGFVHIGKPTKPSEDRPRPALSEIVTRF, via the coding sequence GTGCCCGACGCCATCGAACTCCTGAAGACCCGCCGCTCGGTCAAGCCGCGCGAGATGACGGGGCCCGGCCCCTCGCCCGCCGAGCTCGAGACGATCCTCACCATCGGCGCGCGGGTGCCGGATCACGGCAAGCTCGCGCCCTGGCGCTTCATCGTCTTCGAGGGCGAGGCGCGCATGCGCGCCGGCGAGGTAATCGCGCGGGTGTTCGCGCGCAAGAATCCGGGCGCGCCGGCGGCCGATGTCGAGGTCGAGAAGCGGCGGCTGACCGACGCTCCGCTCGTGATCGGCATCGTCAGCTTCACAAAACCGCATCCGAAGGTGCCGGCTTTCGAGCAGGAATTGTCGGCGGGCGCCAGCGCGATGAACATCGTGACCGCGGCGACCGCACTGGGCTACGGCGCCTGCTGGCTGACCGGCTGGTTCGCCTTCGATCGCGACGTGCTCGACGGCCTCGGCCTGAAGGCAGACGAGAAGCTTGCCGGTTTCGTCCATATCGGCAAGCCCACAAAACCCAGCGAAGACCGTCCGCGCCCGGCGCTCTCGGAGATTGTGACGCGGTTTTAA
- the thrS gene encoding threonine--tRNA ligase, which yields MSDDHKSESGFQYSLSNLKPVTAPAKVTLTFPDGAKRQFDKSITGLEIAKGISPSLAKRTVAMALDGVVSDLDDPIESDAKIELINRDDPRALELIRHDCAHVLAEAVQALWPGTQVTIGPVIENGFYYDFFRNEPFTPEDFVAIEKKMREIVARDKPFTKEVWDREKTKQVFRDKGEAFKVELVDTIPGNEPIKIYYQGDWFDLCRGPHMTSTGKIGNAFKLMKVAGAYWRGDSNNPMLTRIYGTAFAKQEDLDAYLKQIEEAEKRDHRKLGRELDLFHFQEEGPGVVFWHAKGWTIFQQLIAYMRRRLTGDYSEVNAPQILDKVLWETSGHWGWYRENMFAAQSAGDEAEDKRWFALKPMNCPGHVQIFKHGLKSYRDLPLRLAEFGVVHRYEPSGAMHGLMRVRGFTQDDAHVFCTEEQLADECLKINDLILSTYADFGFTGDLTVKLSTRPDKRVGTDDMWDHAERVMATVLREIQSQNNHIKTEINPGEGAFYGPKFEYVLRDAIGRDWQCGTTQVDFNLPERFGAFYIDHDGGKKPPVMVHRAICGSMERYIGILIEHYAGNFPLWLSPVQVVVTTITSEADEYAKQVAAEARKAGLRVDLDLRNEKINYKVREHSLAKIPALLVVGKKEAETHSVSVRRLGSDGQKVMPTAEALAALLDEATPPDVKRARETA from the coding sequence ATGTCCGACGACCACAAGTCCGAATCCGGCTTTCAATACAGCCTCAGCAATCTGAAACCCGTGACCGCGCCCGCCAAGGTTACCCTCACCTTCCCCGACGGCGCCAAGCGTCAATTCGACAAGAGCATCACCGGCCTCGAGATCGCCAAGGGCATCTCGCCGTCGCTGGCCAAGCGCACGGTTGCGATGGCGCTCGACGGCGTCGTCTCCGACCTCGACGATCCCATCGAGTCCGATGCCAAGATCGAGCTGATCAATCGCGACGACCCGCGCGCGCTCGAATTGATCCGCCATGACTGCGCCCACGTGCTGGCAGAGGCCGTGCAGGCGCTGTGGCCCGGCACCCAGGTCACCATCGGCCCCGTGATCGAGAACGGCTTCTATTACGACTTCTTCCGCAACGAGCCGTTCACCCCGGAAGACTTTGTCGCCATCGAGAAGAAGATGCGCGAGATCGTCGCGCGCGACAAACCCTTCACCAAGGAAGTCTGGGATCGCGAGAAGACCAAGCAGGTGTTCCGCGACAAGGGCGAGGCCTTCAAGGTCGAGCTGGTCGACACCATTCCCGGCAACGAGCCGATCAAGATCTACTACCAGGGCGACTGGTTCGATCTGTGCCGCGGCCCGCACATGACCTCGACCGGCAAGATCGGCAACGCCTTCAAACTGATGAAGGTGGCCGGCGCCTATTGGCGCGGCGACAGCAACAATCCGATGCTGACCCGCATCTACGGCACTGCCTTTGCAAAGCAGGAAGACCTCGACGCTTACCTGAAGCAGATCGAGGAAGCCGAGAAGCGCGACCATCGCAAGCTCGGACGTGAGCTCGACCTCTTCCACTTCCAGGAGGAAGGTCCGGGCGTCGTGTTCTGGCACGCCAAGGGTTGGACCATCTTCCAGCAGCTCATCGCCTATATGCGGCGACGCCTGACCGGCGACTACAGCGAGGTCAACGCCCCGCAGATCCTCGACAAGGTGCTGTGGGAGACCTCCGGCCATTGGGGCTGGTATCGCGAAAACATGTTCGCAGCGCAGTCCGCCGGCGACGAGGCCGAGGACAAGCGCTGGTTTGCGCTGAAGCCGATGAACTGTCCCGGCCACGTGCAGATCTTCAAGCACGGCCTGAAGAGCTACCGCGACCTGCCCCTGCGCCTCGCCGAGTTCGGCGTGGTGCATCGCTACGAGCCGTCGGGCGCCATGCACGGGTTGATGCGCGTGCGCGGCTTCACGCAGGATGACGCCCATGTGTTCTGCACCGAGGAGCAGCTTGCCGACGAGTGCCTGAAGATCAACGATCTGATCCTGTCGACCTATGCCGATTTCGGCTTCACCGGCGATCTGACGGTGAAACTGTCGACCCGGCCGGACAAGCGCGTCGGCACCGACGACATGTGGGATCACGCCGAGCGCGTGATGGCGACGGTGCTGCGCGAGATCCAGTCGCAGAACAATCACATCAAGACCGAGATCAATCCCGGCGAAGGCGCCTTCTACGGGCCAAAATTCGAATACGTGCTGCGCGACGCCATCGGCCGCGACTGGCAGTGCGGCACCACGCAGGTCGACTTCAACCTGCCGGAGCGGTTCGGCGCCTTCTACATCGACCATGACGGCGGCAAGAAGCCGCCGGTGATGGTGCACCGTGCGATCTGCGGCTCGATGGAGCGCTATATCGGCATCCTGATCGAGCACTATGCCGGCAACTTCCCGCTCTGGCTGTCGCCGGTGCAGGTGGTGGTCACCACCATCACCTCGGAGGCCGACGAATATGCCAAGCAGGTCGCGGCCGAGGCGCGCAAGGCCGGCCTCCGCGTCGACCTCGACCTGCGCAACGAGAAGATCAACTACAAGGTCCGCGAGCACTCGCTGGCCAAGATCCCGGCGTTGCTCGTGGTCGGCAAGAAGGAAGCCGAGACGCATTCGGTGTCCGTCCGCCGTCTCGGCAGCGACGGCCAGAAGGTGATGCCGACCGCGGAAGCTTTAGCCGCTCTGCTCGACGAGGCGACGCCGCCGGACGTGAAGCGGGCGCGGGAAACGGCCTGA